A single region of the Nocardioides aurantiacus genome encodes:
- a CDS encoding ABC transporter ATP-binding protein, with the protein MSDHEAADVDGPAGRLQETERIQPSGGGPGRGPFGGGMVGQKASSFGPSARRLVGRMAPERTRAILVVVLAVLSVGLTALGPWLLGRATDLIFSGLLGGRLPEGLTRAQAVAELRSRGEDQLASMVGSMDLVPGRGVDFDAVGRVLLLVLAVYLVAALLAFVQGYLLNDVVQGTVLRLRAEVEDKVNALPLAFVDTQARGELLSRVTNDIDNVSQTLQQTMSQLLTSLLTVLAVISLMFWISPLLAMVALVSVPVSMLVAKVVMGRSQGLFVTQWRRTGRLNAHIEESFSGHALVTVFGRRREAEEVFAEENDELYRASFGAQFVSGLIMPIMMFVGNLNYVVIAVVGGLRVASGSLSLGDVQAFIQYSRQFTQPLTQVASMANLLQSGVASAERVFELLDAPEQTPDPEPSAAGTGPVPSDVRRGEVRFEHVDFSYDPARPLVQDLSLVARPGETVAIVGPTGAGKTTLVNLVMRFYEVDAGRITLDGVDVSAVPRAVLRRQTGMVLQDTWLFAGTIRDNIAYGNPDATPAQVLEAARATFVDRFVHSLPDGYDTLVDEDGSNLSAGERQLVTIARAFLSDPALLILDEATSSVDTRTELLLQQAMRALRSDRTSFVIAHRLSTIRDADLILVMEAGAIVEQGTHEELLAAGGAYARLHAAQFSGAGV; encoded by the coding sequence ATGAGCGACCACGAGGCGGCCGACGTCGACGGCCCCGCCGGGCGGCTGCAGGAGACCGAGCGCATCCAGCCCAGCGGGGGCGGCCCGGGCCGCGGGCCCTTCGGCGGCGGCATGGTCGGGCAGAAGGCGTCCAGCTTCGGACCCTCGGCCCGCCGGCTGGTCGGCCGGATGGCGCCCGAGCGCACCAGGGCGATCCTCGTCGTCGTCCTCGCGGTCCTCAGCGTCGGCCTGACCGCGCTCGGCCCCTGGCTGCTGGGCCGGGCCACCGACCTGATCTTCTCCGGCCTGCTCGGCGGGCGGCTCCCGGAGGGCCTGACCCGGGCCCAGGCCGTGGCCGAGCTGCGGTCGCGCGGCGAGGACCAGCTCGCCTCGATGGTGGGCTCGATGGACCTCGTGCCCGGACGGGGCGTCGACTTCGACGCGGTCGGGCGGGTGCTGCTGCTCGTGCTCGCGGTCTACCTCGTGGCCGCGCTGCTGGCCTTCGTCCAGGGCTACCTGCTCAACGACGTGGTGCAGGGGACCGTGCTGCGGCTGCGCGCCGAGGTCGAGGACAAGGTCAACGCGCTGCCGCTGGCCTTCGTCGACACGCAGGCCCGCGGCGAGCTGCTCAGCCGGGTCACCAATGACATCGACAACGTCAGCCAGACCCTGCAGCAGACCATGAGCCAGCTGCTCACGTCGCTGCTGACGGTGCTGGCCGTGATCTCGCTGATGTTCTGGATCTCGCCGCTGCTGGCCATGGTCGCGCTGGTCTCGGTGCCGGTCTCGATGCTGGTCGCCAAGGTCGTGATGGGCCGCTCGCAGGGGCTCTTCGTGACCCAGTGGCGGCGTACGGGACGGCTCAACGCCCACATCGAGGAGTCGTTCTCCGGGCACGCCCTGGTCACGGTCTTCGGGCGCCGTCGCGAGGCCGAGGAGGTCTTCGCCGAGGAGAACGACGAGCTCTACCGCGCCAGCTTCGGGGCGCAGTTCGTCAGCGGCCTGATCATGCCGATCATGATGTTCGTCGGCAACCTCAACTACGTCGTCATCGCCGTGGTCGGCGGGCTGCGCGTGGCGAGCGGGTCGCTGTCGCTGGGCGACGTGCAGGCGTTCATCCAGTACTCCCGGCAGTTCACCCAGCCCCTCACCCAGGTCGCCTCGATGGCCAACCTGCTGCAGTCCGGCGTCGCCTCCGCCGAGCGCGTCTTCGAGCTGCTCGACGCGCCGGAGCAGACACCCGACCCCGAGCCGTCGGCGGCCGGCACCGGCCCGGTCCCCTCCGACGTACGCCGCGGCGAGGTGCGGTTCGAGCACGTCGACTTCTCCTACGACCCGGCCCGACCGCTGGTGCAGGACCTGTCGCTGGTCGCCCGGCCGGGGGAGACGGTCGCGATCGTGGGCCCGACGGGAGCCGGCAAGACGACGCTGGTCAACCTGGTGATGCGGTTCTACGAGGTCGACGCCGGGCGGATCACGCTCGACGGCGTCGACGTCTCCGCCGTGCCCCGGGCGGTGCTGCGACGGCAGACCGGGATGGTGCTGCAGGACACCTGGCTCTTCGCCGGCACCATCCGCGACAACATCGCCTACGGCAACCCCGACGCCACGCCGGCGCAGGTGCTGGAGGCGGCCCGGGCCACCTTCGTCGACCGGTTCGTGCACTCGCTGCCCGACGGCTACGACACCCTGGTCGACGAGGACGGGTCCAACCTGTCGGCGGGGGAGCGTCAGCTGGTGACGATCGCCCGCGCGTTCCTCTCCGACCCGGCGCTGCTGATCCTCGACGAGGCGACCTCGTCGGTCGACACCCGCACCGAGCTGCTGCTGCAGCAGGCGATGCGGGCGCTGCGCAGCGACCGCACGTCCTTCGTGATCGCGCACCGGCTCTCCACGATCCGCGACGCCGACCTCATCCTGGTGATGGAGGCCGGCGCCATCGTGGAGCAGGGCACCCACGAGGAGCTGCTCGCCGCCGGCGGGGCCTACGCCCGCCTGCACGCCGCGCAGTTCAGCGGGGCCGGGGTCTAG
- a CDS encoding MarR family winged helix-turn-helix transcriptional regulator — MADDETILALEHEMSVLIRRLRRRIAERARLVHPELAPVAYSMLMALHDGGAQRASALVELFAIDKGAVSRQVQTLLELGLIERTPDPDDRRAAILEITALGRERLEAVAAQRRLEVLEKLHDWSDADLRGFVAVMSRYNAALERG, encoded by the coding sequence ATGGCCGACGACGAGACCATCCTGGCGCTGGAGCACGAGATGAGCGTGCTGATCCGTCGGCTGCGCCGGAGGATCGCCGAACGGGCACGCCTGGTGCACCCCGAGCTGGCGCCCGTGGCGTACTCCATGCTCATGGCCCTGCACGACGGCGGCGCCCAGCGTGCGAGCGCCCTGGTGGAGCTGTTCGCCATCGACAAGGGCGCCGTCAGCCGCCAGGTGCAGACACTGCTCGAGCTGGGCCTGATCGAGCGCACCCCCGACCCCGACGACCGCCGGGCCGCGATCCTCGAGATCACGGCACTGGGACGCGAGCGGCTCGAGGCCGTCGCCGCCCAGCGACGGCTCGAGGTCCTCGAGAAGCTGCACGACTGGTCGGATGCCGACCTGCGGGGGTTCGTCGCGGTCATGTCGCGCTACAACGCCGCCCTCGAACGGGGCTGA
- a CDS encoding metal-dependent transcriptional regulator, with translation MSDLIDTTEMYLRTIYELDEEGIVPLRARIAERLHQSGPTVSQTVARMERDGLLTVEGDRHLQLTEEGRSLATRVMRKHRLAERLLTDVIGLDWELVHEEACRWEHVMSETVERRLLELLDHPTESPYGNPIPGLAELGETPAGEQFRDGVESLTDVAGTESLRVRVRRISEEMQKDESLMTALRRVGALPGAVVAAVATAEGVLLGSSGETAEILPEAADHIFVTVAGEVTRV, from the coding sequence GTGAGCGACCTGATCGACACCACGGAGATGTACCTCCGCACCATCTACGAGCTCGACGAGGAGGGCATCGTCCCGCTGCGCGCCCGGATCGCCGAGCGGCTGCACCAGAGCGGGCCGACCGTCAGCCAGACCGTGGCCCGGATGGAGCGCGACGGGCTGCTGACCGTCGAGGGCGACCGCCACCTCCAGCTCACCGAGGAGGGACGCAGCCTGGCGACCCGGGTGATGCGCAAGCACCGTCTCGCCGAGCGGCTGCTGACCGACGTGATCGGGCTCGACTGGGAGCTGGTCCACGAGGAGGCGTGCCGCTGGGAGCACGTGATGAGCGAGACCGTCGAGCGTCGGCTCCTCGAGCTGCTCGACCACCCGACCGAGTCGCCCTACGGCAACCCCATCCCCGGCCTGGCCGAGCTGGGGGAGACCCCGGCCGGTGAGCAGTTCCGCGACGGCGTCGAGTCGCTGACCGACGTCGCCGGCACCGAGTCGCTGCGGGTGCGGGTGCGCCGGATCAGCGAGGAGATGCAGAAGGACGAGTCGCTGATGACCGCCCTGCGCCGCGTCGGTGCGCTGCCCGGGGCCGTCGTGGCCGCGGTCGCGACCGCCGAGGGCGTCCTGCTCGGCTCCTCGGGCGAGACCGCCGAGATCCTCCCGGAGGCCGCCGACCACATCTTCGTGACCGTCGCCGGCGAGGTCACGCGGGTCTGA